The Kribbella amoyensis genomic sequence TTGCAATAACTACGTATCTACGTAGTATCCACAGTGTGGATGAGGCTGTGGATAACCGCCTTGAAGAGCTGGAGCGACGGGTCGCCGCTCTCGAATCCGCACGTCCGCTCGGCGAGCAGGTGCTGCCGGACGGGGTCGATCCCGAGGTGTTCTTCGCGCTCCGAGCGCTGAAGGAGCGAGTACCGGAGCCGGGTGCCGTGCTCTACACGGGCACCGTGACGTTGCCCGACGGGCGGCACGTGGACTGGCAATTTGGCCGGCCGACCACAGAGGTGCTCGACGCCGATTGGTCCGCGCGCGCCTCGGGGCTGGCCGCGCTCGGCAATCCGGTGCGGCTGACGTTGCTGCGCGAGATCCTGCACGACCGGAATACGGTCAGCGCGCTCAGCGAGGTCGAAGGCCTCGGGACGAGCGGGCAGATCTACCACCATCTGCGGCAGCTGACCGCCGAAGGCTGGCTGCACAGCCCGAGCCGCGGCGTCTTCGCCGTTCCCCCGACCCGGGTGGTCGCGTTGCTCGCGATCCTCGTCGCCCTGGAGAGGTAGCCATGAAGCCGATCGCGATCCTGCTCGCCCTTGCGCTTGCCATCGGGGGCTGGTTCGTCCGGCCCCGCTCGCTGGAACTCGCCGAACCGCGGACCGGCGACGCGGCGCTGCAGCAGTACATCGACGACCACTACGAAGGCGCCGGCCACCGACTCGCGGTCGCGCTGGTCGACGGCGACTCGGTGCGGTTCGCTGGGCGGGGTGCGGACGAGCACGCGGCGTTCGAGACCGGCTCGATCAGCAAGGCTTTCACCGGGCTGCTGCTGTCCGAGGCGATCCGCCGTGGCGAGGTGAAGCTGGACCAGCAGGTCGGTTCGCTGCTGCCGCTGCACGAGTCGGAGGTGGCGACCGCGACCCTGGAGGACCTGGCGACGCATCACGCCGGCCTCCCGAGTACGCCGAGGCAGCCGCTCTCCGCAGCACGGTCATTCTTTGCGAATCTGATGGCCGGGAACCCGTACCCGTACGACGTGGACCAGCTCCTCGATCACGCGCGCTCCTCCGGCAGGGGCGACGAACCGCGGTACTCGAACCTTGGCGGCGCTCTGCTCGGTCAAGCGCTCGCCCGCAGTGCCGGTCAGACGTACCCGGAGCTGCTGTCCGAGCGCGTACTCGAGCCGCTCGGCCTGACCGAGACGCGGACGCCGGTCGACGAGGCGGGCGCGGCGCCACCGGGGTACAGCTCGGGTGGTCGCAAGCAGGATCCGTGGGTCCAGGTCGGGTACGCGCCGGCCGGTGGGGTGGTGTCGTCGACCCGCGATCTCAGCAAGCTCGCGCAGTCGCTGCTCGCCGGGCGGTCCGTGGACGCGTTGGCGCCGCGGCGGGAGTTCGACGGGGAACGGATCGGAATGTTCTGGCTGACCAGCCCGCTCGGTGGGACCGGCCGGAACATGGTCTGGCACAACGGCGGCACCGGCGGGTACCGGTCGTTCCTCGGTCTCGACCTGGAACGTCGGCGCGCCGTGGTCGTGCTGTCCGACGTCGCGGTCGACGTG encodes the following:
- a CDS encoding helix-turn-helix transcriptional regulator; the encoded protein is MDNRLEELERRVAALESARPLGEQVLPDGVDPEVFFALRALKERVPEPGAVLYTGTVTLPDGRHVDWQFGRPTTEVLDADWSARASGLAALGNPVRLTLLREILHDRNTVSALSEVEGLGTSGQIYHHLRQLTAEGWLHSPSRGVFAVPPTRVVALLAILVALER
- a CDS encoding serine hydrolase domain-containing protein, whose product is MKPIAILLALALAIGGWFVRPRSLELAEPRTGDAALQQYIDDHYEGAGHRLAVALVDGDSVRFAGRGADEHAAFETGSISKAFTGLLLSEAIRRGEVKLDQQVGSLLPLHESEVATATLEDLATHHAGLPSTPRQPLSAARSFFANLMAGNPYPYDVDQLLDHARSSGRGDEPRYSNLGGALLGQALARSAGQTYPELLSERVLEPLGLTETRTPVDEAGAAPPGYSSGGRKQDPWVQVGYAPAGGVVSSTRDLSKLAQSLLAGRSVDALAPRREFDGERIGMFWLTSPLGGTGRNMVWHNGGTGGYRSFLGLDLERRRAVVVLSDVAVDVDDFAEKLLEEPV